A single window of Providencia alcalifaciens DNA harbors:
- the ghrA gene encoding glyoxylate/hydroxypyruvate reductase GhrA produces the protein MNILFYHPFFDANQWIDGMRARLPQANIRQWKPGDTQQADYAMVWLPPYECLAGRQDLKGIFALGAGVDAILKQEHDNPGTLPAGVPLMRLEDTGMAIQMEEYATAKVLYYFRRMDEYRQLQSQRQWKQLPAYTHDQFVVGVMGAGALGQAVAKRLASFGLKVRTWSRSEKQIPNVKSYYGQDQLADFLSGTRAIVNLLPSTPETVGILNHQLFSQLEQNAYIINLARGAHLIEQDLLEALEKGQVAGASLDVFATEPLPHMHPFWTHPRIAITPHVAAFTLPNEAMDMIASNIQRIEKGERPEGVVSLQQGY, from the coding sequence ATGAATATTTTATTTTACCATCCATTTTTTGATGCCAATCAGTGGATTGATGGCATGCGTGCTCGATTGCCTCAAGCCAATATTCGCCAATGGAAGCCGGGAGATACCCAACAGGCAGATTATGCCATGGTATGGCTTCCTCCTTATGAGTGCCTTGCGGGTCGTCAAGACTTAAAAGGAATTTTCGCATTAGGCGCAGGTGTAGATGCCATTCTAAAGCAAGAGCACGATAACCCGGGAACCTTACCAGCAGGTGTTCCGCTGATGCGTTTAGAAGACACGGGTATGGCTATCCAAATGGAAGAGTATGCCACTGCAAAAGTCTTGTATTACTTCCGTCGCATGGATGAGTACCGTCAGCTGCAATCCCAGCGTCAATGGAAACAACTGCCAGCCTACACCCATGACCAGTTTGTGGTGGGCGTGATGGGAGCAGGGGCGTTAGGTCAAGCAGTGGCCAAACGCTTAGCCAGTTTTGGTCTTAAAGTCAGAACGTGGAGTCGCTCAGAAAAGCAGATCCCAAATGTGAAAAGTTACTATGGACAAGACCAGTTAGCGGATTTCTTATCAGGAACCCGCGCGATTGTTAACTTGCTACCAAGCACACCAGAAACGGTGGGTATTTTGAATCACCAATTATTCAGCCAGCTGGAACAGAACGCCTATATTATTAACCTCGCCCGAGGTGCGCACTTAATCGAGCAAGACTTGCTGGAAGCGTTAGAAAAAGGGCAAGTTGCAGGGGCGTCTCTCGATGTTTTTGCCACTGAGCCACTGCCGCACATGCACCCATTCTGGACACATCCGCGCATCGCTATTACGCCACACGTTGCGGCGTTTACGTTGCCGAATGAAGCGATGGATATGATTGCGAGCAATATTCAGCGGATTGAAAAGGGTGAGCGTCCAGAAGGCGTGGTTAGTTTACAGCAAGGTTATTAG
- a CDS encoding TorD/DmsD family molecular chaperone produces the protein MNEFSIVCRILGTLFQRSPDDALVKPLIDMIAQDKLKASWPLEQDEQWAKMAKAVDHRAITADYQSMFGSEPTVPPFAHRYDEEITEAEIREFLVTRGMTLTGAPTDAFGALLLAASWLEDQAAEDETAAQEELFDSYILSWYGAFLGKVEAHATTPFYRTLAQITRDAVIVLRDELESDSESDDK, from the coding sequence ATGAATGAATTCTCAATCGTCTGCCGTATTTTAGGTACCTTATTTCAACGCTCTCCAGACGATGCGCTTGTGAAGCCTCTTATCGATATGATTGCTCAAGATAAGCTCAAAGCCTCATGGCCGTTGGAGCAAGATGAGCAGTGGGCAAAAATGGCGAAGGCAGTTGATCACAGGGCTATCACGGCGGATTATCAATCGATGTTTGGTAGTGAACCAACGGTTCCTCCTTTTGCTCACCGCTATGATGAAGAAATCACTGAAGCGGAAATTCGTGAATTCCTAGTGACCCGTGGAATGACCTTAACTGGTGCCCCAACGGATGCATTTGGTGCGCTATTGTTAGCCGCATCATGGTTAGAGGACCAAGCCGCTGAAGATGAAACTGCCGCGCAGGAAGAACTATTCGACAGCTATATTCTGAGCTGGTATGGCGCATTTCTGGGGAAAGTTGAGGCTCATGCGACAACACCGTTTTACCGTACATTAGCGCAAATTACCCGCGATGCCGTGATTGTACTGCGCGATGAGTTAGAATCTGACTCAGAAAGTGATGATAAGTAA
- a CDS encoding YnfC family lipoprotein — protein sequence MTSTKLHGLMLLFISPLTLAQVDNDLPNYDKRMVNYSTEFQFDPLYGKVKELTQIMNDEKGLSKRVTVSFNLHGCLNNLSYYNRDSGTAFVIFRKFKQLYYLIDKQKFKGYGIDKMCNLQTGELQDWKYYYRDGLINKITQGKKDIATFIYGENFLPIETTYFNENEVMNTKNEYFFTNGLVTKILFHTTKNQQPFIEITQKCTHYDDHKNPTACTSEVAYSDGRVEKFDYEYKTSYYE from the coding sequence ATGACCTCGACAAAACTTCACGGCTTGATGTTGCTCTTTATTTCACCGTTAACACTGGCGCAAGTGGATAATGATTTGCCTAACTATGATAAACGCATGGTTAATTACAGCACGGAATTTCAATTTGACCCGCTTTACGGAAAAGTAAAAGAGTTAACGCAAATCATGAACGATGAAAAAGGGCTCAGCAAAAGAGTGACTGTGTCTTTTAATCTCCATGGCTGTCTCAATAATTTAAGTTATTACAATAGAGACAGTGGAACAGCATTTGTGATTTTCAGAAAGTTTAAGCAGCTTTATTACTTAATAGATAAACAAAAATTCAAAGGTTATGGCATCGATAAGATGTGTAATTTACAAACCGGAGAATTGCAAGATTGGAAATATTATTACCGTGATGGTCTTATTAATAAGATCACTCAAGGGAAGAAAGATATAGCGACATTTATTTATGGTGAAAATTTTTTACCAATAGAAACGACGTATTTCAATGAAAATGAAGTCATGAATACAAAAAACGAATACTTTTTCACTAATGGCTTAGTCACTAAAATTCTTTTTCATACAACGAAAAATCAGCAACCGTTTATCGAAATTACTCAAAAATGCACTCATTATGATGACCATAAAAACCCAACTGCCTGCACCAGTGAGGTAGCATACAGTGATGGGCGAGTAGAAAAATTCGATTATGAATACAAAACGAGTTATTACGAGTGA
- a CDS encoding lipoprotein, with protein sequence MKNIFLASIFGLLFILTGCDKLTEFTISESQINSYLSTKVKYENNIGITGFADADITLHNLQSEIGRSEPGIIALKGEATVTMNSLLGAAAADIALTLTARPVFDAQTGSIYLKELKITQYKITPENMETAISVVIPYLNSSLDTFFATQPVYVLNPDNSAAEATAKKLAKGLEIKPGKLVIPMVD encoded by the coding sequence ATGAAAAACATTTTCTTGGCATCTATCTTTGGATTGCTATTTATTCTCACGGGTTGTGACAAATTAACCGAATTTACTATCAGTGAATCACAAATTAACAGTTACCTTTCAACCAAGGTTAAATACGAAAATAATATCGGCATTACTGGGTTTGCAGATGCAGATATCACCTTGCATAACTTGCAGTCAGAAATTGGTCGTAGCGAGCCGGGCATTATTGCATTAAAAGGCGAAGCCACTGTTACAATGAATTCACTACTTGGTGCTGCGGCCGCCGATATTGCACTGACCTTAACTGCACGCCCTGTTTTTGATGCGCAAACAGGCTCTATCTATTTGAAAGAGCTGAAAATTACCCAATATAAAATTACACCAGAAAATATGGAAACCGCCATTTCCGTGGTGATCCCGTATTTAAACAGCTCCCTTGATACCTTCTTCGCGACTCAACCGGTTTATGTGCTCAACCCTGATAACAGCGCCGCAGAAGCGACTGCGAAAAAACTTGCCAAAGGTTTAGAAATCAAACCGGGTAAATTAGTTATCCCAATGGTTGATTAA
- the mdtH gene encoding multidrug efflux MFS transporter MdtH, whose protein sequence is MAQVSRARSLGKYFLLLDNMLVVLGFFVVFPLISIRFVEQLGWAAVVVGFALGLRQFVQQGFGIFGGAIADRFGAKPLIIIGMLLRAAGFVLMALAYDPWVLWLSCVLSALGGTLFDPPRTALVIKLTRPYERGRFYSLLFMQDSAGAVIGALIGSWLLQYDFHYVCWAGAAVFVIAALLNAWLLPAYRISTIKAPIRDGMRRVLKDTRFVTYVITLSGYFMLSVQVMLMFPIAVNELAGTPTAVKWMYAIEAAISLTLLYPIARWSEKHFRLEQRLMAGLFLMSLSMFPIGMTTSVNILFVLIGIFYLGTITADPARETLSASLADPRARGSYMGFSRLGLALGGAVGYTGGGWMYDIGHQWNIPQLPWFLLGTIGFITLWALHRQFNRKKIETVMLSGQ, encoded by the coding sequence ATGGCGCAGGTATCACGGGCAAGAAGCCTCGGCAAATATTTCCTTTTACTCGATAATATGCTGGTTGTTCTTGGCTTTTTCGTGGTTTTCCCTTTAATTTCAATTCGCTTTGTTGAGCAGCTTGGCTGGGCGGCTGTGGTGGTTGGGTTTGCCCTTGGATTACGTCAATTTGTTCAGCAAGGATTTGGGATTTTTGGGGGCGCGATTGCCGACCGCTTTGGTGCAAAACCGTTAATTATTATCGGGATGCTGTTGCGTGCCGCGGGTTTTGTGTTGATGGCTTTGGCTTATGACCCTTGGGTGTTATGGCTTTCTTGTGTGTTGTCTGCCCTTGGCGGCACCTTGTTTGATCCTCCTCGCACGGCTTTAGTGATTAAATTGACCCGCCCTTATGAGCGTGGGCGTTTTTACTCCTTATTATTTATGCAGGACAGCGCTGGTGCGGTGATTGGGGCATTAATTGGTAGCTGGCTTTTGCAGTATGACTTCCACTATGTTTGCTGGGCTGGCGCGGCGGTATTTGTGATTGCGGCTCTACTTAATGCTTGGTTACTTCCTGCTTATCGCATTTCCACCATCAAAGCCCCTATTCGAGATGGGATGCGCCGCGTTTTGAAAGACACCCGCTTTGTGACCTATGTGATCACGCTTTCTGGGTACTTTATGCTGTCGGTACAAGTGATGCTGATGTTTCCTATCGCCGTTAACGAATTGGCAGGAACTCCAACGGCAGTGAAATGGATGTACGCCATTGAAGCGGCAATTTCCCTGACACTGCTTTATCCAATTGCCCGCTGGAGCGAAAAACATTTCCGCTTAGAACAGCGTTTGATGGCTGGGCTATTTTTAATGAGCCTGAGCATGTTCCCTATTGGTATGACCACGTCGGTCAATATACTGTTTGTGTTGATTGGTATTTTCTATTTAGGCACTATCACCGCGGATCCTGCTCGTGAAACCCTGAGCGCATCCCTTGCAGACCCTCGCGCTCGTGGTAGTTATATGGGCTTTAGCAGGCTTGGTCTTGCGCTAGGTGGCGCGGTTGGCTATACCGGTGGCGGTTGGATGTACGATATTGGGCACCAATGGAATATACCTCAGCTTCCTTGGTTCTTGCTCGGCACTATTGGTTTTATCACCTTGTGGGCGCTTCATCGCCAATTTAACCGTAAAAAAATTGAAACAGTCATGTTGAGCGGGCAGTAA
- a CDS encoding TonB-dependent receptor domain-containing protein: protein MIFQNKNIISLIIICSTNTALANQTNTSTQKDKLLVTASKIKPNSKQIDANDISTVRGTTNSDIFANKTSLQVNNARNEAGALDIGIRGLQGNGRVPIIIDGSLQSTNTWRGYQGSTDRTYVDMDLIDTIEIEKGASMSKFSGGAIGGTVKLKTLSANSIIPQGDQFGFLFKGNIYNNNRRPTIASDEKGESGYRVSNGVKNSHFNNGSITTGVAYRNDKFDILLAHSDRKQGNFFAGKNGYHKYENTDTPIKPGQEVVNTSYESQSTLLKTNIYLNPYSSIELNYRHHEQKAGEVLAAYWYQYDGKMPQWSLGTADIDTASLNYSYKPDSLWVDMNLGLWWTKGKFKQRNGTTDDVTAHYGNQYQHRYTDERVGFNLENTSEFADYPIDITYGVEYMQQKSKPLTKTYQPIWTPEGTIPGEELDPVTRNAKGTNKSVFTNMAYQGEWVSTLVGWRIHAFDVDDHVLGKSISYGPKNDLMGELRFHVTDEFDIYTKYSDSYREPSLFETTVSGQTYSYSPDVPLKPEHAKSFEVGMNVEKENLIFDEDNTKLRVAYFNNDIKGYLSQGVNPTGVYSPYVVMKNYDSFKLSGYEIELQYDSNYTFGSFDATFYNNSELCSRDEMELGRLPTACNSVGFAWGLSPSRIPPKKVVTGIVGVKMFDQKLQTGLRVRYNSGKDYPHEWLAGTAAAPVTKLYSTTTFDLLGQYHVSKNIHVNFNIDNLTNRYAFDPGTVIYMPIPGRTFRLGLEAKF from the coding sequence ATGATATTTCAAAATAAAAACATAATTAGTTTAATCATTATATGTTCTACAAACACAGCCTTAGCAAATCAAACCAATACCTCGACTCAAAAAGATAAACTTCTCGTCACAGCCAGCAAAATAAAGCCAAATAGCAAGCAAATAGACGCCAATGATATTTCTACCGTAAGAGGAACAACCAATTCAGATATATTTGCTAATAAAACTTCATTGCAAGTTAATAATGCACGAAATGAAGCGGGTGCATTAGATATTGGTATTCGCGGGTTACAAGGGAATGGACGAGTGCCAATTATCATTGATGGCAGTTTGCAATCAACCAATACATGGCGTGGTTACCAAGGAAGTACAGATAGAACTTATGTGGATATGGATTTAATCGATACAATTGAAATCGAAAAAGGGGCTTCTATGAGTAAATTCTCAGGAGGAGCCATCGGAGGTACGGTTAAATTAAAAACACTATCAGCAAACAGTATTATTCCTCAAGGTGACCAATTTGGTTTCTTATTTAAGGGGAATATTTACAATAATAACCGACGCCCAACTATCGCTTCAGATGAAAAGGGGGAGTCTGGGTATCGTGTTTCAAACGGCGTTAAAAATTCACATTTTAATAATGGCTCTATCACGACTGGGGTTGCATATCGAAATGATAAATTTGATATATTACTGGCACATAGTGATAGAAAACAAGGGAACTTCTTCGCCGGTAAAAATGGTTATCATAAATACGAAAATACAGATACTCCTATTAAACCAGGGCAAGAAGTGGTTAATACCAGTTATGAAAGCCAGTCAACATTATTAAAAACCAATATTTATCTTAACCCATACTCAAGTATTGAATTAAATTACCGCCATCATGAACAAAAGGCTGGTGAGGTTTTAGCGGCGTATTGGTATCAATACGATGGGAAAATGCCACAGTGGTCTTTAGGTACCGCAGATATTGATACTGCCTCTTTAAATTATTCTTATAAACCCGATTCATTATGGGTAGATATGAATTTAGGTCTATGGTGGACAAAAGGGAAATTTAAACAACGTAATGGCACAACGGATGATGTTACCGCTCACTATGGTAATCAATATCAGCACCGCTACACTGATGAGCGAGTGGGCTTTAATTTAGAAAATACGTCTGAGTTTGCAGATTATCCTATCGATATCACTTACGGTGTGGAATATATGCAACAAAAATCAAAGCCATTGACTAAAACCTATCAACCGATTTGGACTCCAGAGGGAACAATACCCGGTGAGGAGTTAGACCCTGTAACGCGTAATGCTAAAGGAACGAATAAATCGGTCTTTACCAATATGGCATACCAAGGGGAGTGGGTGAGTACTTTAGTCGGGTGGCGTATTCACGCTTTCGATGTTGATGACCATGTTTTAGGTAAAAGTATTAGCTACGGTCCGAAAAATGATTTAATGGGGGAGCTGCGTTTTCATGTGACTGACGAATTTGATATTTATACAAAATATTCTGATAGCTATAGAGAACCGAGTTTATTTGAAACCACTGTATCAGGACAAACCTATTCATATTCTCCAGATGTTCCATTAAAACCAGAGCATGCCAAATCATTTGAGGTTGGGATGAATGTAGAAAAAGAAAACCTTATATTTGATGAAGATAATACTAAATTACGTGTGGCTTATTTTAATAATGATATTAAAGGGTATCTTTCTCAAGGTGTAAACCCAACAGGGGTTTATTCTCCATATGTGGTGATGAAAAACTATGATAGTTTTAAACTCTCAGGTTATGAAATTGAACTGCAATACGATTCTAATTATACATTTGGCTCATTCGATGCAACTTTTTATAACAATTCTGAGTTATGTTCAAGAGATGAAATGGAGTTAGGTCGCCTCCCAACCGCATGTAATTCTGTTGGGTTTGCTTGGGGGTTATCACCTTCTCGGATCCCACCGAAAAAAGTTGTGACCGGAATTGTTGGGGTGAAAATGTTTGATCAAAAACTACAAACAGGTTTACGAGTTCGTTATAACTCAGGCAAAGATTACCCTCATGAGTGGCTAGCGGGAACTGCTGCTGCCCCAGTAACTAAGCTGTACTCAACCACTACATTTGATTTGTTAGGCCAATATCATGTTTCGAAAAATATTCATGTGAATTTTAATATTGATAACCTAACTAACCGCTATGCATTTGACCCAGGAACTGTGATTTATATGCCTATCCCAGGGAGAACGTTTAGGCTTGGTTTGGAAGCGAAATTTTAG
- the rimJ gene encoding ribosomal protein S5-alanine N-acetyltransferase, whose translation MFGYRSNEPKVRLMTDRMIIRLAYERDNYRLADYYSLNKEFLTPWEPIRDSSHFNPSGWNNRLHAMSEMHRQGSAFHFLLLDKDENEVIGVANFSNILRGSFHACYLGYSLGEKWQGQGLMYESLTQVIRYMQKHQGMHRIMANYMPHNMRSGNLLTRLGFEREGYAKQYLEINGEWRDHVLTALTDNEWKSAKA comes from the coding sequence ATGTTTGGTTATCGTTCAAATGAACCCAAAGTACGTCTAATGACTGACAGAATGATTATCCGTTTAGCCTATGAACGCGATAATTATCGACTAGCAGACTATTACAGCTTAAACAAAGAGTTCCTGACGCCATGGGAACCCATCCGTGACAGCTCCCATTTTAACCCTTCAGGCTGGAACAATCGCCTACATGCCATGAGCGAAATGCATCGCCAAGGCAGCGCGTTTCATTTCCTTTTACTGGATAAAGATGAAAACGAAGTGATTGGTGTCGCGAATTTTAGCAACATTTTACGCGGCTCTTTCCATGCGTGCTATTTGGGTTATTCGTTGGGTGAAAAATGGCAGGGACAAGGGCTGATGTATGAATCTTTAACCCAAGTTATTCGTTACATGCAAAAACACCAAGGCATGCATCGTATCATGGCAAATTACATGCCCCATAATATGCGCAGCGGTAATTTGCTCACTCGCCTAGGTTTTGAACGTGAGGGTTATGCAAAGCAGTATCTCGAAATTAATGGGGAATGGCGCGATCACGTC